Proteins encoded in a region of the Zunongwangia endophytica genome:
- a CDS encoding DUF932 domain-containing protein, whose product MYLSNLQQDNLYLPNEMVALDLLTGYPSRKGLENAILSNGKIVNVVSKSYGHLSNRLFFEKAENMLIEAGLSFQRRSINRNERSFVLDLIIEDQNQFRVKNENDQILPMLRFTNSYDGSENTTGHFGFFRKVCSNGLHVADTSIAFSVRHTRNNTELVVPKMSDLFEKFLENEYYSIITKFGKLQTVKLLDTKQFVMDILKQTKLFKYECSDKNPSPSKKSKEVLEIIDQESLLLDEAPNLWLGYNAFNRVLHTTLKKSFQRQKQLDQKLFNTVLEMV is encoded by the coding sequence ATGTATTTATCAAATCTTCAACAAGACAACCTTTACTTACCGAATGAGATGGTAGCCCTTGATCTGCTAACCGGTTATCCATCACGAAAAGGTCTTGAGAATGCTATTCTAAGTAATGGAAAGATCGTTAATGTAGTCTCCAAAAGTTATGGACATCTATCAAATCGTTTGTTTTTTGAAAAAGCAGAAAACATGCTGATTGAAGCTGGTTTGAGCTTTCAAAGACGGAGTATTAATCGTAACGAACGCTCTTTTGTACTCGACTTGATCATTGAGGATCAAAACCAGTTTAGAGTTAAAAATGAAAATGATCAGATCTTACCCATGCTTAGATTTACAAATTCTTACGATGGAAGTGAGAACACAACTGGACACTTTGGCTTCTTTCGTAAAGTATGTAGTAATGGTTTACATGTAGCAGATACATCAATAGCTTTTTCAGTGAGACATACCCGAAATAATACTGAATTAGTAGTGCCCAAAATGAGTGATCTTTTTGAAAAGTTTCTAGAGAATGAGTATTATAGTATTATTACAAAATTTGGTAAACTTCAAACCGTAAAACTTCTGGATACTAAGCAATTCGTAATGGATATTTTAAAGCAAACAAAGTTGTTTAAATATGAGTGTAGCGATAAAAATCCATCACCTTCTAAAAAGTCCAAAGAAGTACTCGAAATTATAGATCAGGAATCTTTGTTGCTTGATGAAGCGCCTAATCTTTGGCTAGGCTATAATGCATTCAACCGTGTATTGCATACAACGCTTAAAAAAAGTTTTCAAAGGCAAAAGCAGTTAGATCAAAAGCTATTCAATACCGTATTAGAAATGGTATAG
- a CDS encoding DUF4138 domain-containing protein — protein sequence MIKNDSIDYKPTCKAILNSQEHIRKKKKSKYGTNLKLQNILFRDHKLYFKFQLSNTSTLDYDFNFLKLYIQTKQRGKKKSMQSVLKKPIDSFHLPKKIIGGATASFVVAFDKFSIVKDKRLFIDLIEANG from the coding sequence ATGATTAAAAATGATAGTATTGATTATAAACCAACATGCAAGGCAATCTTAAATAGTCAAGAGCATATTCGAAAAAAGAAAAAAAGTAAGTATGGTACCAACTTGAAGCTTCAAAATATTCTGTTTAGGGATCATAAGCTGTATTTTAAATTTCAATTAAGCAATACCTCTACTCTGGACTATGATTTTAATTTTCTTAAACTATATATACAAACGAAGCAAAGGGGAAAGAAAAAATCTATGCAAAGTGTTCTGAAAAAACCTATTGACTCCTTCCACTTACCAAAGAAAATAATTGGTGGAGCAACAGCGAGTTTTGTCGTCGCTTTTGATAAGTTTTCCATCGTTAAAGATAAACGGCTTTTTATTGATCTCATCGAAGCTAATGGTTAA